Within the Agromyces atrinae genome, the region CACCCCGATGAGCAGCCGGTCGCCGAGGGCGCTGAGCCCACCGCCGACGACGACGGTCTCGACGTCGGTCGTGAGCACGAGCACCCTCACGGCCGCCGCGACCCCGTCGATGAACGTCTGACGCACCGTGACGGCGCGCTCGTCGCCCCGATCGGCCGCATCGAACAGGTCGCGCGCCGGCAGCGCGGCGGCCGTCGGCCACAGTCGCGCGATCGCCGAACCGGATGCCACGAGCTCGAGGCATCCACGCTGGCCGCACGCGCACTGTTCGCCGCGCGGATCGACGGGGAGGTGGCCGATCTCGCCGGCGATACCCCCGCTGCCGCGCCACAGCTGCCCGCCGAGCACGACGCCCGCCGCGAGTCCGGTGCCGAGGTTGAGGTACGCCATCGACGTCGGCGGGGCTCCGGTGTCGGTGTCGGACCGGAGCGACGTGCCGAGCAGGAGGGAAGCGCCGAGGGCTGCGGCCTTGACGTCGTTCTCGACCCGCACGGGCGCGCCGAACACGGCGGCCAGGCGCGGTCCGAGGTCGAGCCCGCCGAAACCGAGGTTGACGGCGTGCTCGACGCGGCCCGTCGCGGTGTCGACCGCACCGGGGATCCCGATGCCGATCGATTCGAACGAGCCCGCATCGATGCCCGTGATCTCGCTCATGCGCCGCACGGTCTGCACGGCGGTGTCGACGACGGCGCTCGCGCCGAATCCCGTCGGGAGCCGCACCTGGTCGACGATCCCGCCCGCACCCGTCATGGCGACCGCCGCGGTCTTCGTCCCTCCGATGTCGATGCCGAGCCTCATGCCGTCGCCCCCTCGGCGACGATCAGCGCCCGGCGACGCCTCGCGCCCGTCATCCCTTCACCGCGCCCGCGACGAGCCCGCTCGTCATCCGCCCCTGCACGATGAGGAAGAAGATGACCACGGGGATCGCCATGAGTGTCGAGCCGGCCATGATCGCGGCCCAGTTCGTCGTGCCGGTGAGGGTCTGGTAGGTACGCAGCCACACGGGAAGCGTCATCATCTCGGGTCTCGCATTCACGACGAGAGCGAGCACGAACTCGTTCCACGCCTGGATGAATCCGAAGACACCGGTCGCGACGAGGCCGGGTGCGAGGAGCGGGAAGGTGATGCGCCAGAAGGCGCCCGCCCGGGAGAGACCGTCGATCATGCCGGCTTCCTCGAGGTCGGCGGGCACGCCGTTGACGAAGCCGCGGAGGGTCCAGATCGTGAACGGCAGCACCGTCGCGACGTAGACGACGGTCAGGCCGATGATCGTGTTGAGCAGATGCCAGCCGTCGAGCACCCGGAAGATCGAGACGATCATCGCCTCGCCGGGGATCATCTGCACGACGAGGATCGTAATGATGAACGCCTTGCGCGTCTTGAATCGGAACCGCGTCACCGCGACCGACGCGAGGAAGGCGAACACGAGCGCGATGACGACCGTCGAGATCGTCACGAGCAGCGAGTTACCGAGTGCGGGGAGGAAGGGCGTGCGCCCCGGGTCGAAGAGCACCGTCTCGTAGTTCCGCCACGTGAAGTTGTCGGGCCAGAAGTGCATCTCGTTGCCGCGGATCTCGTTGTTCGGCTGGAACGAGGTGTTGATCATCCAGTACACGGGGAAGACCGCGACGACGAAGATCACGACGGCGACGATGCTGAGCACGACGCTCGTCAGTCGGCGGCGGCCACCGCCGCGGCGCTTCGCGACGCGGGGTGCGGCCGGCCCGGAGGGTCCGACGAGGGCGGGGCCGAAGGCGGGGGCGCTCACAGGTCCTCCTGCTTGATGTTCTGGCGCACGTAGTAGAGCGAGATGACCATGAGGATGATGACGGTGATCACGGCGATCGCGCCGCCGAGACCGAACTCGCCGCCGGCGATCGAGACCTGGTAGATGTACACGCCGAGGGTGTTCGTCTGCTCACGGATGCCGCCGATGTCTTGCAGCGCGAAGATCTGTGTGAAGACGCGGAGGTCCCAGATGATCTGCAGGATCGTCGTCACGAGGAAGATCGGCTTGAGGTAGGGGAAGATCACGAAGCGGAACCGCTTCACTCCC harbors:
- a CDS encoding ROK family protein; translation: MRLGIDIGGTKTAAVAMTGAGGIVDQVRLPTGFGASAVVDTAVQTVRRMSEITGIDAGSFESIGIGIPGAVDTATGRVEHAVNLGFGGLDLGPRLAAVFGAPVRVENDVKAAALGASLLLGTSLRSDTDTGAPPTSMAYLNLGTGLAAGVVLGGQLWRGSGGIAGEIGHLPVDPRGEQCACGQRGCLELVASGSAIARLWPTAAALPARDLFDAADRGDERAVTVRQTFIDGVAAAVRVLVLTTDVETVVVGGGLSALGDRLLIGVRATLARRAAQSPFIASLALPDRVRLLPSGFPAAAVGAALVGMS
- a CDS encoding carbohydrate ABC transporter permease translates to MSAPAFGPALVGPSGPAAPRVAKRRGGGRRRLTSVVLSIVAVVIFVVAVFPVYWMINTSFQPNNEIRGNEMHFWPDNFTWRNYETVLFDPGRTPFLPALGNSLLVTISTVVIALVFAFLASVAVTRFRFKTRKAFIITILVVQMIPGEAMIVSIFRVLDGWHLLNTIIGLTVVYVATVLPFTIWTLRGFVNGVPADLEEAGMIDGLSRAGAFWRITFPLLAPGLVATGVFGFIQAWNEFVLALVVNARPEMMTLPVWLRTYQTLTGTTNWAAIMAGSTLMAIPVVIFFLIVQGRMTSGLVAGAVKG